In Mesorhizobium sp., the genomic stretch GCGGCACCTCAAACGCTGTGAGATCGACAGAGAGGCGGCCTGCCCCCGCCTTCGCCAGGGTCTCGGCGGACAGATACATCCGGTCGGGCGCGATCGGCTTGTAGGGCACGGCCTCGCCCAGTGTCTTCGATTCGGCGGTGCGCAGGCGGGCGTCGTAATGGTCTTCGATCTGCGTCCGCCGCTCAGCGATCGCCTCGTGCGCCAGTGCGTCGAACACGACCGACGCGTCCGGCAGGTAGTCGAACACGGTGACGAGGCGCTCGTAGAACAGCGGCAGCCAGTGCTCCATGCCGGCGAAGCGGCGGCCTTCGCTCACCGCCGCGTAGAGCGCGTCATCGCGCGACGGGGCCCCGAACGTGTCGATATAGCCGCGGCGGAAACGGCTGATCGTCTCCGGCGTCAGCGCCACCTCGCTCATCGGCTGCAGCGACACCTGCGACCGCGAGCCTGTCGTCAATTGGGTTGCCGGGTCGAAGGCTCGAATGGTCTCCAGCGTGTCGCCGAAGAAGTCGAGGCGCAGAGGCTCCGGCGAGCCGGGGGCGTATAGGTCGAGGATGCCGCCGCGCACCGCGAACTCGCCAACGTCGCGCACCGTGCCGACGCGGTCGAAGCCGGAACCCTCCAGCCGCCCGATCAGCGTGTTCATGTTCACCTGGTTGCCCGGGCGCGCCGAAAAGCCTTGCGCGGCGATGATCTCCGGCGGCGGGATCAGCTGCAGGATCGCATTGGCGGTCGTCAGCACCACGGCACGGTGCGGCTTCTCCTTCAGCGCGATCATGCCCGACAGCGCATCGAGCCGGCGCGCCGCCGTGTCGGCGCCCGGGGAAACGCGATCGTATGGCAGGCAGTCCCAGGCCGGCAGTTCGAGCACTGGCAGTTTCGGATCGGCAAACGTCAGCGCCTCGACGATCGCCGGCAGGCGCTGCCCGTCGCGCGCGACGAAGATCACCGGTCGGTCCTTGCCGGCTTCGGCCGCGATTCGCGCCAGGGCGAAGGGCTCGAAGCCCTCGGCCACGCCGTCGATGGTGACCTGCGCGGCGCCGGTACCGTCGAGGCCGAGTTGATCGATCAGCTTCATGCGTCAGAACTGCCTGTGGCGGCGGTGGTCGAGAATCTTCCGATAAACCGGCGTGTCATACTCGGCCGGCACCGGCTCCTCGCCGGAAAACCATTTGAAGAGCAGCGGGTCGAGCTGGTCCAGGATCACCTCGTAGACGTCCATCTCTGCATCGCTCAGATCGCCGATATGGTCGTCGGCGAAGCCGCCGAGGATCAGGTCCATTTCGCGCGTGCCGCGGTGCCACGATCGGAACAGCGCCTTGCGGCGGCGCGGATCGAGGTCGGCGCTGGAGCGGGTCGTTCCGGTCATGGGGAGATTCCTTCGGATGCGGCGCATATAGCGCTTCATGTCGGCCATGTCAGCCTTGCAAGGCCTCCTTGCGCAGCTATGTTCGCGCGATGCGCCCCTCCCTCCTCGATCCGCTCTTCGCGCCGATCACTTCGCTCGACGGCGTCGGCGAGCGCACGGCGCGGCTGATCGACAATGTCGTGCCGGCCGACGTGACCGGACGCGGCGCGCGGATCGGCGACCTCCTGTTCACGCTGCCGCATTCGGTGATCGACCGGCGCAACCGGCCGGGCATCGCGTTGTCGCCCGAAGGCGCGATCGTGACGCTGGAGGTGCGCGTCGACCGCCACCAGCCGCCGCCGCGCGGCAACCGCTCAGTACCCTATCGTGTGTTCGCCCACGACGACACTGGCGAGATCGGCCTGACCTTCTTCCGCGGCCATCGCGAATGGCTGGAAAAGCAGCTCCCCCTCGGCGAAACGGTCGTCATCTCCGGCCGGATGGAGTGGTTCAATGGCCGCCCCACGATGGTTCATCCCGACCACATCGCCCTTCTCGGCGAAAGCGACGACCTGCCGTTGGTCGAGCCGGTCTATCCGCTCACGGCCGGCCTGTCGGGGCGCACGCTGCGCAAGGCCGTCGGACAGGCGCTGGCACGGCTCCCCGTGCTGCCGGAATGGCAGGACGAAAGCGTGATGAAGGCGCACACGTTCCCGCCGTTCGCCGCGGCGCTGGCGCGGATCCACAATCCCGCCGATCCGATCGACGTATCGCCGGAGAACGCCGCCTGGCGCCGGCTCGCCTATGACGAACTCTTCGCCGGCCAGGTGTCGCTGGCGCTGGTCAGGGCACGCACGCGGCGCCTGTCCGGGCGGCCGCTCAGAGGCGACGGCAGGCTGGAGCAGGCGATCAAGGATGCCCTGCCCTATTCGCTGACGCGTTCCCAGCAGACGGCGCTGGAGGAAATCCACGCCGACATGGAGAAGCCGGAGCGCATGCTGCGCCTGCTGCAGGGCGACGTCGGTTCAGGCAAGACGGTGGTGGCGCTGCTCGCCATGGCCCGCGCTGCGGAAGCCGGCGCCCAGTCGGCGCTGATGGCGCCGACCGAGATCCTCGCCCGCCAGCATCACGCGACGATCGCTTCGCTCGCGGCGAAGGCAGGGCTACGGGCAGCGGTCCTCACCGGCCGGGAGAAGGGCCGCGAGCGGACAGAGGTCCTGACCGGACTTGCCGACGGGTCGATTCATATCGTCGTCGGCACCCACGCGCTCTTCCAGGAGGGCGTCGAGTATCACGATCTGGGACTTGCCATCGTCGACGAGCAGCACCGCTTCGGCGTGCATCAGCGCCTCGCCATCACCGCCAAGGGTAATGCCCCCGACATGCTGGTGATGACCGCGACGCCGATCCCGCGCACGCTGGTGCTCACCGCCTTCGGCGACATGGATGTATCGCGGCTGACGGAGAAGCCCGCCGGGCGCCGGCCGATCAACACCGTGACGCTGCCGCTCGAGCGGCTGGACGACCTCGTCGGACGGATGCAGGCGGCGGTCGCCGAAGGCCAGAAGATCTACTGGATCTGCCCCTTGGTCGAAGACTCCGACGAAATCAAAGTCACCTCGGCCGAGGATCGCCACACCTCCTTGAGGCCGGTGTTCGGGAACCGCGTCGGGTTGGTGCACGGCCGCATGAAGGGCGCCGAAAAGGACGAGGCGATGCGCGCGTTCAAGGCGGGTGAGACGCGCGTCCTCGTGGCGACCACCGTCATCGAGGTCGGCGTCGACGTGCCTGATGCGACGATCATCGTGATCGAGCACGCCGAACGCTTCGGCTTGGCGCAGTTGCACCAGCTGCGCGGCCGCGTCGGACGCGGCGACAAGCCGTCGACCTGCGTGCTGCTCTACAAGGCCCCGCTAGGCGAGACGGCGCACAAGCGACTGTCGGTGATGCGGGACACCGAGGACGGCTTCCTCATCTCCGAGGAGGATCTGAAGCTGCGCGGCGAAGGCGACCTCCTGGGAACGAAGCAGTCCGGCACGCCGGGCTTCCAGGTGGCGCGGATCGAGTTCCACGCTGACCTGCTCGAAACCGCACGCGACGACGCCCGCCTGCTGCTCTCGCGCGACCCGGACCTCTTGTCGGAGCGCGGCGACGCGGTGCGAATCCTGCTTTATCTGTTCGGGAGGGACGAAGCAGTGAGATTGCTCAGGGCTGGGTGAGCGTTGAGGCGTTCGCTGCCGCCACACACCCATCGCTGTCGTCGTCCCGGACACCGGCACGCCATCCGGGATGACGAGCGCAATAAAAACAGGGTCTATTTGTCCTTGACCACCTTCGCCGTCAGGTCCGCGTCCGCGTCAGGGGGAACCAGCCCGGCCGAGATCAGGAAGCGGGCCGCCTCCTCGATCGACATCTTCAGCGGGATCACGTCCTTTTCGGCGACATACATGATGTAGCCGGTGGTGACATTGGGCGAGATCGGCCGGAACACGGCGATCGTCCGTCCGACCTTGTCCTCCAGTACCTTGTTGATCTCGGTCTCCTGCTGACGCGGAACGAGCACGATCGACCACAGACCCTTGCGCGGCCATTCGATCAGACCGACGCGGCTGAACAGGTCGGACCGGTTTGCCAGCACCGTCGAGAAGATCTTCTTCAACCCGCCATAGAGATTGGTGACGAGCGGAATGCGACCGACCAATCGCTCGCCGGTGTGGACGATCGACCGGCCGATGAAGTTTGCCGCCAAGAAGCCGACCAGCGTGATCATCAGCAGCGCGACGATGAGGCCGACGCCCGGCACGGCGAAGGGCAGGTAATTGTCCGGATTGTATCTCAGCGGGATGTAGGGCTTCACCCAGCCGTCGACCCACTGGATGAACGACCAGACGAGATAGGTCGTGATCGCCAGTGGGGCGCAGACGATCAGTCCGGTCAGGAAGTAGTTGCGCAGGCGTGTCATGGGTCGACCCGGCAGGAGGCGAACATCGCCTCCTTCATATTGCACTGCGGCAGGAAAATGAACCGCGTAAAGCGGTCACTCCACCGTGACCGACTTCGCCAGGTTGCGCGGCTGGTCCACGTCGGTGCCCATGAACACCGCCGTGTAGTAGGCCAGCATCTGGATCGGCAGCGCATAGATGATCGGCGAGATGATCTCCGGCACGTCGGGCAGGACGATGGTCTCCATCGTATCGACGCTGGTCAGCGCCGCGCCCTTCTTGTCGGTGATCAGGATGATGCGTCCGCCGCGCGCCGCGACTTCCTGCATGTTCGACACCGTCTTCTCGAAAATGCGGTCGTGCGGAGCAATCACGATGACCGGCATGTTCTCGTCGATCAGCGCGATCGGGCCGTGCTTCAATTCTCCCGCTGCATAACCTTCGGCGTGGATGTAGCTGATTTCCTTCAGCTTCAGCGCACCTTCCAGTGCCAGGGGATAGTTGGTGTCGCGGCCCAGATAGAGCACGTTTTTCACCTTGGACAGTTGCCGCGCGACCTTTTCGATCTGCTCGGCGAGCTTCAGCACCTGGGTGGCGAAACGCGGCGTCTCGGAAAGCTGGCGCACCAGCGCCTGCTCCTGTTTGTCGTCGATATGGCCGCGTGCGCGCGCCGCCCGCACGGCAAGCGAGGCAAGCACGGAAAGCTGGCAGGTGAAGGCTTTCGTCGAGGCGACGCCGATTTCCGGGCCGGCAAGCGTCGGAAAGATCGCATCGCTCTCGCGCGCGATGGTCGATTCGCGCACGTTGACGATCGCGGTGATCGGAACTCCCGCTTTGCGGCAGTAGCGCAGCGAGGCGAGCGTATCTGCGGTCTCGCCCGACTGCGAGATGAACAGGGCCGCGCTGTCGGGCGAGATCGGCATCTCGCGGTAGCGGAATTCCGACGCCACGTCGATGTCGACCGGCAGGCGGGCGAGGCGCTCGAACCAGTATTTGCCGATCAACCCGGCGAGATAGGCCGTCCCGCAGGCCGAGATCGACAGGCGGTCGATCCTGGCGAAGTCGAACGGCAGTTCGATCGGCTTTGCCGAGCCGGTCGTGAAGTCGAGATAGTTCCCGAGCGTATGGGAAATGACCTCCGGCTGTTCGTGAATCTCCTTCTGCATGAAATGGTGGAAATTGCCCTTGTCCACCAGGAAGGAGGTGCCGACCGACTGGGTGCGTTTGCGTTCTACCGGAGCGCCGGTCATGTCGTGGATCTGCATCTGGTTGCGGCGCACCACCACCCAGTCGCCATCCTCAAGATATGTGATTGAGTTGGTAAACGGCGCGAGCGCGATGGCGTCCGAACCGAGATACATCTCGCCCTCGCCATGCCCCACGGCCAGCGGCGGTCCGTTGCGGGCGCCGACGATCAGGTCCTCGTCGCCGCGGAACATGATGGCGAGCGCAAAAGCGCCCTCCAGCCGCTTCAGCGCGTTGAAGGCGGCCTCCTCGGGCGCCTTGCCGCGCGCAAGCTCGCGCGAGACCAGATGGGCCACCACTTCCGTGTCGGTCTGCGAGGTGAATTCGTAGCCGTCCTTGCGCAGCTCGGCCTTCAGTTCGGCAAAATTCTCGATGATTCCATTGTGGACGATCGCGACGTCCTTGGAGAAATGCGGGTGCGCGTTGACCTCGTTGGGAACGCCGTGCGTCGCCCAGCGGGTATGGCCGATGCCGATAAAGCCGTCGAGCGGTTCGGCCTTCAGTCGGCGCTCCAGATTGATCAGCTTTCCCTCGGCCCGGCGCCTCTCCAGCCTCCCGTGCTCGACGGTGGCGACGCCGGCGGAATCATAGCCTCGGTATTCGAGCCGCTTGAGGGCTTCTACGATCAGCGGTGCGACCGGCGTGCTGCCGACGATCCCTACGATACCGCACATTGAGACTTACCCCTCGATTCGCCTGAAACTAGTCAATGCCCCGCTCATCTAGGCAGCGCGTAGGCCCGGCCGGAAGTCAAACTTGGTTTCAATCCATTGCAGCGAACGAACGCGGCCATGACCCGGATCATGACAGGATAGTTTTCAGGAAGTCTTACAGCGCCGCAGATACTTGCAGAGATCAGGCTTCGGTCCGTGAGGGGCATCA encodes the following:
- a CDS encoding succinate dehydrogenase assembly factor 2 — encoded protein: MTGTTRSSADLDPRRRKALFRSWHRGTREMDLILGGFADDHIGDLSDAEMDVYEVILDQLDPLLFKWFSGEEPVPAEYDTPVYRKILDHRRHRQF
- the recG gene encoding ATP-dependent DNA helicase RecG; this translates as MRPSLLDPLFAPITSLDGVGERTARLIDNVVPADVTGRGARIGDLLFTLPHSVIDRRNRPGIALSPEGAIVTLEVRVDRHQPPPRGNRSVPYRVFAHDDTGEIGLTFFRGHREWLEKQLPLGETVVISGRMEWFNGRPTMVHPDHIALLGESDDLPLVEPVYPLTAGLSGRTLRKAVGQALARLPVLPEWQDESVMKAHTFPPFAAALARIHNPADPIDVSPENAAWRRLAYDELFAGQVSLALVRARTRRLSGRPLRGDGRLEQAIKDALPYSLTRSQQTALEEIHADMEKPERMLRLLQGDVGSGKTVVALLAMARAAEAGAQSALMAPTEILARQHHATIASLAAKAGLRAAVLTGREKGRERTEVLTGLADGSIHIVVGTHALFQEGVEYHDLGLAIVDEQHRFGVHQRLAITAKGNAPDMLVMTATPIPRTLVLTAFGDMDVSRLTEKPAGRRPINTVTLPLERLDDLVGRMQAAVAEGQKIYWICPLVEDSDEIKVTSAEDRHTSLRPVFGNRVGLVHGRMKGAEKDEAMRAFKAGETRVLVATTVIEVGVDVPDATIIVIEHAERFGLAQLHQLRGRVGRGDKPSTCVLLYKAPLGETAHKRLSVMRDTEDGFLISEEDLKLRGEGDLLGTKQSGTPGFQVARIEFHADLLETARDDARLLLSRDPDLLSERGDAVRILLYLFGRDEAVRLLRAG
- a CDS encoding DUF502 domain-containing protein, which codes for MTRLRNYFLTGLIVCAPLAITTYLVWSFIQWVDGWVKPYIPLRYNPDNYLPFAVPGVGLIVALLMITLVGFLAANFIGRSIVHTGERLVGRIPLVTNLYGGLKKIFSTVLANRSDLFSRVGLIEWPRKGLWSIVLVPRQQETEINKVLEDKVGRTIAVFRPISPNVTTGYIMYVAEKDVIPLKMSIEEAARFLISAGLVPPDADADLTAKVVKDK
- the glmS gene encoding glutamine--fructose-6-phosphate transaminase (isomerizing) — encoded protein: MCGIVGIVGSTPVAPLIVEALKRLEYRGYDSAGVATVEHGRLERRRAEGKLINLERRLKAEPLDGFIGIGHTRWATHGVPNEVNAHPHFSKDVAIVHNGIIENFAELKAELRKDGYEFTSQTDTEVVAHLVSRELARGKAPEEAAFNALKRLEGAFALAIMFRGDEDLIVGARNGPPLAVGHGEGEMYLGSDAIALAPFTNSITYLEDGDWVVVRRNQMQIHDMTGAPVERKRTQSVGTSFLVDKGNFHHFMQKEIHEQPEVISHTLGNYLDFTTGSAKPIELPFDFARIDRLSISACGTAYLAGLIGKYWFERLARLPVDIDVASEFRYREMPISPDSAALFISQSGETADTLASLRYCRKAGVPITAIVNVRESTIARESDAIFPTLAGPEIGVASTKAFTCQLSVLASLAVRAARARGHIDDKQEQALVRQLSETPRFATQVLKLAEQIEKVARQLSKVKNVLYLGRDTNYPLALEGALKLKEISYIHAEGYAAGELKHGPIALIDENMPVIVIAPHDRIFEKTVSNMQEVAARGGRIILITDKKGAALTSVDTMETIVLPDVPEIISPIIYALPIQMLAYYTAVFMGTDVDQPRNLAKSVTVE